One window from the genome of Moraxella nasibovis encodes:
- a CDS encoding capsule biosynthesis protein — protein MDHLLTHQNILLLQGKMGTFFCRFATFLMEQGKQVRKINFNAGDALFYCHKDKMDNYRGTVADFDAFISQIIEQYHIDAVVCFNDCRPYHAVASRVTSALGVSFFVFEEGYLRPDYITLEEHGINGYSRLNPDLIEGFDRANDKPNYTANRFWRLCVASMVYYLVVFIGQRRYPHYEHYRGLSIWQEMRAWLIAPVRKLCRYLPDKHLQHRLINQGDNFYLVSLQVHNDSQITHHSDYEDVRAFITEVLDSFAKCAPKGTKVLFKHHPLDRGHRDYRSFIDRTARSFGIEGRVLYGCDMHLPSLIRASIGMITINSTTGLQSVYHQKPTKIMGRALYDIKGLTDQKPLDEFWGNPTPPNREFYLKFREYLIEQTQLNGSFYGLAPWEVADLGKDK, from the coding sequence ATGGATCACCTGCTTACGCATCAAAACATTTTGCTTTTACAGGGCAAGATGGGGACTTTTTTTTGTCGTTTTGCGACTTTTTTGATGGAGCAGGGCAAACAGGTTCGCAAAATCAATTTTAATGCAGGCGATGCACTTTTTTATTGCCACAAAGATAAGATGGACAATTATCGTGGCACCGTAGCGGATTTTGACGCATTCATCAGTCAGATTATTGAGCAGTATCATATTGATGCGGTGGTCTGCTTTAATGACTGTCGCCCTTATCATGCCGTCGCCAGCCGTGTGACCAGTGCGCTTGGTGTGTCTTTTTTTGTCTTTGAAGAAGGCTATTTGCGCCCTGATTATATCACGCTTGAAGAGCATGGCATCAATGGTTATTCTCGGCTTAATCCTGATTTGATTGAAGGATTTGACAGGGCAAATGACAAGCCCAACTACACCGCCAACCGTTTTTGGCGACTGTGTGTGGCAAGCATGGTGTATTATTTGGTCGTGTTTATTGGACAAAGGCGTTATCCGCATTATGAGCATTATCGGGGTTTGAGTATTTGGCAGGAGATGAGGGCGTGGCTGATTGCCCCTGTGCGTAAACTGTGCCGATATTTGCCCGATAAACATTTGCAGCATCGCCTGATCAATCAGGGCGATAATTTTTATTTGGTGAGTCTGCAAGTGCATAATGATTCGCAAATCACGCACCACAGTGACTATGAAGATGTGCGAGCGTTCATCACCGAGGTGCTTGACAGCTTTGCCAAGTGTGCGCCAAAAGGTACGAAAGTCTTATTTAAGCATCATCCTTTGGATCGTGGGCATCGTGATTATCGCTCGTTCATTGATCGCACCGCTCGCTCTTTTGGCATTGAAGGGCGGGTTTTGTATGGCTGTGATATGCACCTGCCAAGTCTGATTCGTGCCAGCATTGGCATGATTACCATCAATAGTACCACAGGATTACAGTCTGTTTATCACCAAAAACCCACCAAAATCATGGGGCGGGCTTTGTATGATATCAAAGGTTTGACCGACCAAAAACCCCTAGATGAGTTTTGGGGTAATCCAACACCGCCAAATCGTGAGTTTTATTTAAAGTTTCGTGAATATTTGATTGAGCAAACACAGCTCAACGGCTCATTTTATGGCTTAGCACCTTGGGAAGTGGCGGATTTGGGCAAGGACAAATAA
- a CDS encoding capsular polysaccharide biosynthesis protein translates to MKKMTMPKHLLATRGIIRNNHLLGIAFGAMLGSNKHANSQAVIAWGKKPSSVRAYHLAQSLSLPLITVEDGFLRSLDGGVNSKFAASFVADDQGIYFDLSQPNLLQALIIATMKNWSDEWFDQSKAWINKITTQHLSKYNATKSAPDLTELAGNSQSHVIIIDQVKGDASISGAGATADDFNAMIAHAKDAYPNANIWIKTHPEGKGYFADEVQGVYYLKELCNSIALLRQAVAVYTVSSHMGFEALLLGKKVHCFGVSWYAGFGLTDDTHLLDKPFYCEARACHGVEATASVEQLFYASYVLYSHYANPATKKACDIDTVIDYLTRNRDWQDRLAGNVLAYDFSRWKVAFVRAFLGFPKVQMHFSIKKIWANFAQISRKIARIYDDTCVLKPFLQQKNRSYVTWGIQSKRLLAQKLAVLGESDAAIWCMEDGFIRSNGLGASLIAPLSVVMDDVGIYYDATAPSRLEVILANIVLTDEEHQRANRLHELLLTKRVSKYNVGVSNDDFINKINSLRKQKPNALIRLVVGQVEDDASVQSCASRIVKNADLLAKVRADFPDDVIIYKPHPDVEAGLRVGHVENTAFADMVASDVAMPDCLDVCDVVHTISSLTGFEALLRGREVVCYGVPFYAGFGLTVDVVEPDNLPKIDALNRRKRSPLSLEALIFGTLIDYPLYHLPKGYGLATPEEVIDYLYNQPTAVKRSVITRLWQRVKTVAMRFYNDTKR, encoded by the coding sequence ATGAAAAAAATGACCATGCCTAAGCACCTGCTTGCTACCAGGGGTATTATTAGGAATAATCACTTGCTTGGCATTGCCTTTGGAGCGATGCTTGGCAGTAATAAGCACGCCAATTCACAGGCGGTGATTGCTTGGGGAAAAAAGCCCAGTAGCGTGCGAGCTTATCACTTGGCTCAGTCATTGTCCCTGCCCTTGATTACTGTTGAAGATGGCTTTTTGCGGTCGCTTGATGGTGGTGTGAATAGTAAATTTGCAGCAAGTTTTGTGGCGGACGATCAGGGGATTTATTTTGATTTATCACAGCCAAATTTGTTGCAAGCACTGATCATTGCAACCATGAAAAATTGGAGCGATGAATGGTTTGATCAATCAAAAGCATGGATTAACAAGATTACTACCCAACATTTATCCAAATACAATGCAACAAAATCTGCACCAGATTTGACCGAATTGGCTGGCAACAGTCAAAGTCATGTCATTATTATTGATCAAGTGAAGGGCGATGCGTCTATTTCTGGGGCGGGGGCTACGGCTGATGATTTTAATGCCATGATTGCTCATGCAAAAGACGCTTATCCCAATGCCAATATCTGGATTAAGACTCATCCAGAGGGCAAAGGGTATTTTGCGGATGAAGTGCAGGGCGTTTATTATTTAAAAGAGCTGTGTAATTCAATTGCTTTGCTTAGACAGGCTGTCGCTGTTTATACGGTCAGTAGCCACATGGGCTTTGAGGCCTTGCTACTTGGCAAAAAAGTGCATTGCTTTGGGGTGAGTTGGTATGCAGGCTTTGGGCTGACAGATGATACGCATTTGCTGGATAAACCGTTTTATTGTGAGGCTCGTGCTTGTCATGGCGTTGAGGCGACTGCCAGCGTGGAGCAGCTTTTTTATGCCAGCTATGTATTGTACAGCCATTATGCCAATCCTGCCACCAAAAAAGCGTGCGACATTGACACGGTGATTGATTATTTGACACGAAACCGAGATTGGCAGGATAGACTGGCGGGTAATGTGCTGGCTTATGATTTTAGTCGCTGGAAAGTGGCTTTTGTGCGTGCATTTTTGGGCTTTCCTAAGGTGCAAATGCATTTTTCAATCAAAAAAATCTGGGCAAATTTTGCTCAAATTTCAAGAAAAATTGCAAGAATTTATGACGATACTTGCGTATTAAAGCCATTTTTGCAACAAAAAAATCGTTCTTATGTTACTTGGGGCATTCAAAGTAAGCGACTGCTCGCACAAAAACTGGCAGTATTGGGCGAGTCTGATGCCGCCATTTGGTGTATGGAAGATGGGTTTATTCGCTCCAATGGCTTAGGGGCGAGTCTGATTGCACCTTTGTCGGTGGTCATGGATGATGTGGGCATTTATTATGATGCCACCGCTCCTAGTCGCCTTGAGGTGATCTTGGCAAATATTGTCTTGACGGACGAAGAGCATCAAAGAGCCAACCGTTTGCACGAGCTACTTTTGACCAAACGGGTCAGTAAGTATAATGTCGGTGTGAGTAATGATGATTTTATAAATAAAATCAATAGTTTAAGAAAGCAAAAACCAAATGCTTTAATTCGCCTTGTGGTGGGGCAAGTAGAAGATGATGCATCAGTGCAAAGCTGTGCCAGTAGGATTGTTAAAAATGCAGATTTGCTTGCTAAGGTGCGTGCAGATTTTCCTGATGATGTGATCATTTATAAGCCACACCCAGATGTGGAGGCGGGGCTAAGAGTTGGGCATGTGGAGAATACTGCTTTTGCGGATATGGTGGCGTCCGATGTTGCCATGCCAGATTGTCTGGATGTGTGCGATGTGGTGCATACCATCAGTTCGCTGACAGGTTTTGAGGCTTTGTTGCGTGGGCGAGAGGTGGTGTGTTATGGCGTGCCGTTTTATGCAGGATTTGGGCTGACGGTGGATGTGGTAGAGCCGGATAATCTGCCAAAAATTGACGCCCTAAATCGCCGCAAGCGTTCGCCTTTGTCGTTGGAGGCGTTGATTTTTGGGACGCTGATTGACTATCCTTTGTATCATTTGCCCAAAGGTTACGGCTTGGCGACACCTGAAGAAGTGATTGATTATTTGTACAATCAACCCACCGCTGTAAAACGCTCAGTCATTACTCGTCTTTGGCAAAGGGTAAAAACTGTTGCCATGCGGTTTTATAATGATACAAAACGATAA
- a CDS encoding YfhL family 4Fe-4S dicluster ferredoxin yields the protein MALKITEECINCDVCEPVCPNEAISAGDDIYVINPDLCTECVGHYDTPQCVDICPVDCIPKDPDHIEDESALLAKYHRITG from the coding sequence ATGGCACTAAAAATTACCGAAGAATGCATCAATTGTGATGTGTGCGAACCTGTTTGCCCCAATGAAGCAATATCAGCAGGCGACGACATTTATGTCATCAATCCTGATCTTTGTACCGAGTGCGTTGGGCATTATGATACGCCACAGTGTGTAGATATTTGTCCAGTAGATTGCATTCCAAAAGACCCTGATCATATTGAAGATGAGTCGGCACTTTTGGCAAAGTATCATAGAATTACAGGCTAG
- the coaD gene encoding pantetheine-phosphate adenylyltransferase, producing MTTHTPKKALYPGTFDPITNGHIDLVKRALRLFDEVVIAVAFAHHKKPLFSFDERVAMVKAVFAGESRVSVVGFEGLLVDFAKEQDAQAVIRGLRAVSDFEYEFGLANMNRSLDENFEAVFLTPSQEYSFVSSTLVREVAKLGGDVSKFVPPCVLVGFTEKFPEYH from the coding sequence ATGACGACACATACCCCAAAAAAAGCCCTATATCCTGGCACTTTTGATCCCATTACCAACGGACACATTGATCTTGTGAAGCGAGCTCTGCGATTGTTTGATGAAGTCGTCATTGCGGTGGCGTTTGCCCATCACAAAAAACCGTTGTTTAGCTTTGATGAGCGAGTGGCGATGGTCAAGGCGGTGTTCGCAGGCGAGTCGCGTGTGTCGGTGGTGGGTTTTGAGGGGCTCTTGGTGGATTTTGCCAAAGAACAAGACGCTCAAGCGGTGATTCGTGGGCTTAGAGCGGTTTCGGATTTTGAGTATGAATTTGGCTTGGCGAACATGAACCGCAGTCTTGATGAGAATTTTGAAGCGGTATTTTTAACGCCATCACAAGAATATTCTTTTGTTTCATCAACTTTGGTGCGTGAAGTGGCAAAATTGGGCGGCGATGTGTCCAAATTTGTGCCACCTTGTGTATTGGTAGGTTTTACCGAAAAATTTCCTGAGTATCACTAG
- a CDS encoding ABC transporter substrate-binding protein gives MKFSKIIATTLATALLAACSPKADDKAAQTQASTTQPVSLLLDWFVNPNHAAIIIAKQKGYFAEQGLAVDVVEPADPSMPPKLVAAGQADIAVDYQPQLQQQVAEGLPLVRIGTLINTPLNSLVVLKDSNITKLEDLKGKKIGYSVSGFEELLLKTMLKSANLSEKDVQMINVNWSLSPSLLSKQADGVIGAFRNFELNQLKLEKHEGVAFYPEQHGVPAYDELIFVAKKDTIGDEKYARFMTAITQATDFIEQNPDEAWKIFVSYKPNELDNELNRMAWADTVPHLAKQPKALDQARYEQMATFMQEQGLVKSLPNVSEYAVELP, from the coding sequence ATGAAATTTTCAAAAATCATCGCAACCACGCTGGCGACAGCTCTATTGGCGGCGTGTTCGCCAAAAGCAGACGACAAAGCCGCGCAAACCCAAGCAAGTACCACACAGCCTGTGTCGCTTTTGTTGGATTGGTTTGTTAATCCCAATCACGCTGCCATCATCATCGCCAAGCAAAAGGGCTATTTTGCTGAGCAGGGTTTGGCGGTGGATGTGGTTGAGCCTGCCGATCCGTCCATGCCACCGAAATTGGTTGCCGCAGGGCAGGCGGACATTGCGGTGGATTATCAGCCACAACTTCAACAGCAGGTTGCCGAAGGCTTGCCACTGGTGCGAATTGGCACGCTGATTAACACGCCTTTGAACAGCTTGGTGGTGCTAAAAGACAGCAACATTACCAAATTAGAAGACCTAAAAGGCAAAAAAATCGGCTATTCTGTGAGTGGTTTTGAAGAATTGCTCCTAAAAACCATGCTTAAATCTGCCAATTTAAGCGAAAAAGATGTCCAGATGATCAATGTCAATTGGTCGCTGTCGCCATCGCTACTGAGCAAGCAGGCAGATGGCGTGATTGGGGCGTTTCGTAATTTTGAACTCAATCAGCTAAAACTTGAAAAACATGAAGGCGTGGCGTTTTACCCAGAACAGCACGGCGTGCCAGCTTATGATGAGCTGATTTTTGTGGCAAAAAAAGACACCATCGGCGATGAAAAATACGCACGATTTATGACAGCCATCACCCAAGCGACTGATTTTATTGAGCAAAATCCAGACGAAGCATGGAAAATTTTCGTGAGCTACAAGCCAAATGAGCTGGACAATGAGCTCAATCGCATGGCGTGGGCGGACACTGTGCCACATCTGGCAAAACAGCCAAAAGCTCTAGATCAAGCACGCTATGAGCAGATGGCGACATTCATGCAAGAGCAAGGCTTGGTAAAAAGTTTGCCAAATGTGAGCGAATATGCGGTAGAGCTACCATAA
- a CDS encoding ABC transporter permease: MKWLKVPLITVILLVLWQMVVVIGELPRYILPSPSLVWQSFLDHHALVWQHTKITLLEILLGLIIGVSMGVVSALILSSSKKVSSVLLPLLIISQAIPVFAIAPLLVLWFGYGIASKIVMTVLIIYFPVTAACFDGLRQTPVAWLDIAKTYRITPIQMLLKVKLPASLPALASGLRIAISIAPIGAVVGEWVGSSAGLGYLMLHANARMQVDLMFVALLVLLVIALCLYFLGDYLLKRWVPWANHLH, encoded by the coding sequence ATGAAGTGGCTAAAAGTTCCGCTCATTACTGTGATTTTGCTCGTCCTTTGGCAAATGGTGGTCGTCATTGGCGAGTTGCCACGCTATATTTTGCCAAGCCCCAGTTTGGTATGGCAGTCGTTTTTGGATCATCATGCACTGGTTTGGCAACACACAAAAATCACGCTGCTTGAAATCCTGCTTGGGCTTATCATTGGAGTATCTATGGGCGTTGTGTCGGCATTGATATTGAGTAGCTCTAAGAAAGTCTCGTCCGTGTTATTGCCATTATTAATCATCTCGCAGGCGATTCCTGTCTTTGCCATCGCCCCTTTGCTCGTGCTGTGGTTTGGCTATGGCATTGCCTCAAAAATCGTCATGACGGTGCTGATTATTTATTTTCCTGTGACGGCGGCGTGTTTTGATGGACTTCGTCAGACACCAGTGGCTTGGCTGGACATTGCCAAGACCTATCGCATTACGCCCATACAGATGTTATTAAAGGTGAAATTACCCGCCAGCTTGCCTGCTTTGGCATCAGGACTTCGCATTGCCATCTCCATCGCACCGATTGGGGCGGTGGTTGGTGAATGGGTGGGTTCGTCAGCAGGACTTGGCTATTTGATGTTGCACGCCAACGCCAGAATGCAGGTGGATTTGATGTTTGTGGCATTACTTGTTTTGCTTGTGATTGCTTTGTGCTTGTATTTTTTGGGCGATTATTTGTTAAAACGATGGGTGCCATGGGCAAATCATTTGCATTAA
- a CDS encoding ABC transporter ATP-binding protein, translating to MQRVVIRDLSLQFGEQSIFHQFHFSLSDGRFTSLLGASGVGKSTLLRIIAGLHTDFVGDVRLATGTTLAYMAQQDALYPWLSVLDNVQLFAHLSGKRSAQTQSLAQDLLAKVKMSEHLHKKPYQLSGGQRQRVALARTLMSDANLVLMDEPFSALDAVTRHELQALAYELLCNKTVLLITHDPQEAIRLSDDIYVLKHQPATIATKISPQTRPIRALDDDNFGQLHAQLLHELSGDAS from the coding sequence ATGCAACGAGTTGTCATTCGTGATTTGTCGCTACAGTTTGGCGAGCAGTCCATTTTTCATCAATTTCACTTTTCCCTATCTGACGGGCGTTTTACCAGTCTGCTTGGTGCGTCAGGCGTGGGCAAATCCACGCTACTTAGAATCATTGCAGGTCTGCATACGGATTTTGTAGGCGATGTGCGTCTGGCGACTGGGACGACTTTGGCGTACATGGCACAGCAAGATGCCCTATATCCGTGGCTTTCGGTGCTTGATAATGTGCAACTGTTCGCCCATCTGTCTGGTAAACGCTCCGCCCAAACCCAAAGTCTGGCTCAAGATTTATTGGCAAAGGTAAAAATGAGCGAGCATTTGCACAAAAAACCCTACCAATTATCAGGTGGTCAGCGTCAGCGAGTGGCTTTGGCCCGTACGCTGATGAGCGATGCCAATTTGGTACTGATGGACGAGCCGTTTTCGGCATTGGATGCGGTTACTCGCCATGAGTTGCAGGCGTTGGCGTACGAATTGCTTTGTAATAAAACCGTGTTACTCATCACGCACGACCCCCAAGAAGCCATTCGTCTGAGCGATGACATTTATGTGCTAAAACATCAGCCTGCCACCATCGCCACAAAAATCAGTCCACAAACTCGCCCCATCAGGGCATTAGATGACGACAATTTTGGTCAGCTGCACGCCCAGCTTTTGCATGAATTGTCAGGGGATGCGTCATGA
- the nfsA gene encoding oxygen-insensitive NADPH nitroreductase: protein MLNSKPTLETLLNHRSVRKYTGEPISDEMLTAILEAGRAVSTSSFLQASSIIRVKDTAKRTALRQISCDMSDEAYQQAVADGKRLGHGYVESCAEYLVFCMDAKRHNQLADVQTDWMEVTLIGAIDVALMAQNVLAAAESLGLGGVFIGSLRNDIARAGEVLGLPEHVVPLFGLCLGHPDWESKINQSQRPRLPLEVLVSTDTYQVASDEALADYNEQVKAYYNGRGLDLDWRAQIADTFGGDVRPFVLEYLQKQGFAKR, encoded by the coding sequence ATGCTAAACAGCAAGCCTACTTTAGAGACTCTGCTCAATCATCGTTCGGTGCGTAAATACACAGGCGAGCCGATTTCCGATGAAATGCTGACCGCCATTTTAGAAGCGGGGCGTGCGGTCTCAACTTCCAGCTTTTTGCAGGCATCTAGCATCATTCGTGTCAAAGATACGGCAAAACGCACGGCACTGCGTCAGATTTCTTGTGATATGAGCGATGAAGCGTATCAGCAGGCGGTGGCTGATGGCAAGCGTTTGGGGCATGGCTATGTGGAATCGTGTGCCGAATATTTGGTATTTTGTATGGATGCCAAGCGCCACAACCAGCTTGCCGATGTGCAGACAGACTGGATGGAAGTAACCTTAATTGGGGCGATTGATGTGGCATTGATGGCACAAAATGTGCTGGCTGCTGCCGAGAGCTTGGGTTTAGGCGGTGTGTTCATCGGCTCACTGCGTAATGACATCGCCAGAGCGGGCGAAGTGCTGGGCTTGCCTGAGCATGTTGTGCCATTGTTTGGTCTGTGCTTGGGACACCCTGACTGGGAATCTAAAATCAACCAATCACAGCGTCCGCGTTTGCCATTAGAAGTGCTGGTCTCTACCGACACTTATCAAGTGGCAAGCGATGAAGCCTTGGCAGACTATAATGAACAAGTCAAAGCATACTACAACGGTCGTGGCTTGGATTTGGATTGGCGTGCTCAAATTGCCGATACCTTTGGCGGTGATGTGCGTCCGTTTGTGTTGGAATATTTGCAAAAACAAGGCTTTGCTAAGCGTTAA
- the smpB gene encoding SsrA-binding protein SmpB codes for MAKKPSNQICANKKARHEYFIEETFEAGLALEGWEVKSIRAGKMTITDAYVIFKNGEAFLFGAHIQPLLTSSTHINPDNIRTRKLLLNRREIDKLFGMVNQKGYAVVPLSCYWKASRVKCEIALAKGKKLHDKRATLKERDWQMDKKRGFKADFR; via the coding sequence ATGGCAAAAAAACCAAGCAACCAAATCTGCGCTAACAAAAAAGCAAGGCATGAATATTTTATTGAAGAGACTTTTGAGGCGGGGCTTGCCCTAGAAGGCTGGGAAGTCAAATCCATTCGTGCAGGCAAAATGACCATCACGGACGCTTATGTGATTTTTAAAAATGGCGAGGCTTTCTTGTTCGGTGCGCACATTCAGCCACTACTGACCAGCTCAACGCACATCAACCCTGACAACATTCGCACCCGAAAGCTACTGCTCAACCGCCGTGAGATTGACAAATTATTCGGCATGGTTAATCAAAAAGGCTATGCGGTCGTGCCACTGTCTTGCTATTGGAAAGCATCTCGTGTCAAATGTGAAATCGCCCTTGCCAAAGGCAAAAAACTCCACGACAAGCGAGCCACCTTAAAAGAGCGAGATTGGCAAATGGACAAAAAGCGTGGCTTTAAGGCGGATTTTCGTTAA
- a CDS encoding EamA family transporter translates to MAVFFKEKLTKIQWLAVALALAGVCAEIVRTGEISWATFWVCLTYPIYYTMRRAQGVRAVTGLFLDAILIAPFCLVYLLMYDMATVHLVLQDGWLLIKVAGLGVVSILALQSHLEANRLLPVSLFGLIGYLEPALLFVLAVTVLGGVFTWDMLTSYGLIWAGILCLIGQGVFAMRKSKLA, encoded by the coding sequence TTGGCTGTGTTTTTTAAAGAAAAATTAACCAAGATTCAGTGGCTTGCCGTTGCTTTGGCGTTGGCTGGCGTGTGTGCAGAGATTGTTCGCACGGGCGAAATCAGTTGGGCGACTTTTTGGGTATGCTTGACCTATCCGATTTATTACACCATGAGACGAGCCCAAGGTGTGCGTGCAGTTACAGGCTTATTTTTGGACGCAATACTCATCGCGCCGTTTTGCTTGGTGTACTTGCTCATGTATGACATGGCGACCGTGCATTTGGTATTGCAAGACGGCTGGCTACTCATCAAAGTAGCAGGACTGGGCGTGGTGAGTATTTTGGCATTGCAGTCGCATTTAGAAGCCAATCGCCTTTTGCCAGTGAGCTTATTTGGACTGATTGGTTATTTGGAGCCTGCGTTGTTATTTGTGCTTGCGGTAACGGTATTGGGCGGTGTGTTTACTTGGGACATGCTTACAAGCTACGGACTGATTTGGGCGGGGATTTTGTGTTTGATTGGGCAGGGCGTTTTTGCCATGCGTAAGAGCAAGCTCGCCTAA